One Candidatus Neomarinimicrobiota bacterium genomic window carries:
- the rfbB gene encoding dTDP-glucose 4,6-dehydratase, giving the protein MAATGKRFLITGGAGFIGGNFVARVLGEELGEVMVLDKLTYAGHRATLRPWEEHPAYRFVQGDIGDRQLVRRLLKEFQPAYVVNFAAESHVDRSIESADNFIATNIVGTYVLMDESLNYLQGLSGNAARSFRFHHVSTDEVYGSLGATGAFSERTPYAPNSPYAASKAASDHLVRAYHRTHKLPAIITNCSNNYGPYQFPEKLIPLVLMNALEGKPIPVYGDGMNIRDWLYVEDHCDAILQVLAHGQPGETYNVGGHCEMTNLDLLHTLFQCLTDQSELIREHTDYRTDIDYAALIEFVPDRPGHDRRYAIDAGKIQRELGWMPKETLRTGLVKTVTWYITHLDWCREVLKDNYDRRRLGLGRAAKS; this is encoded by the coding sequence ATGGCTGCTACAGGGAAACGCTTTCTCATCACCGGTGGTGCCGGATTCATCGGCGGCAACTTTGTTGCCAGGGTGCTGGGCGAGGAGCTGGGTGAGGTTATGGTTCTGGACAAGCTGACCTATGCCGGTCACCGGGCCACCCTGCGCCCCTGGGAGGAGCACCCGGCTTACCGCTTTGTCCAGGGCGATATCGGCGACCGGCAACTGGTACGCCGGCTGCTCAAGGAGTTCCAACCAGCGTACGTGGTTAACTTCGCCGCCGAGTCCCACGTGGACCGGAGTATCGAATCAGCCGACAATTTCATCGCCACCAACATCGTCGGCACCTATGTACTTATGGATGAGTCCCTGAACTACTTGCAGGGTCTTTCTGGAAATGCGGCCAGGTCATTCCGTTTTCATCATGTCTCCACCGATGAGGTCTACGGTAGTCTGGGAGCCACCGGCGCCTTCAGCGAGCGCACGCCCTATGCCCCCAATTCGCCCTACGCTGCCTCCAAGGCCGCCTCGGATCATCTGGTGCGGGCCTACCACCGCACCCACAAGCTGCCTGCTATCATAACCAACTGTTCGAATAACTACGGACCGTACCAGTTTCCCGAAAAGCTGATCCCCCTCGTCCTGATGAATGCCCTGGAGGGTAAGCCGATTCCCGTCTACGGCGATGGTATGAATATCCGGGATTGGCTGTACGTGGAGGATCATTGCGATGCCATTCTCCAGGTACTGGCGCATGGCCAGCCGGGTGAGACCTACAACGTTGGCGGACATTGCGAAATGACCAACCTGGACCTGCTCCACACCTTGTTCCAGTGCCTGACAGATCAGTCCGAGCTTATCAGGGAGCATACCGACTACCGCACCGATATCGATTATGCTGCCTTGATTGAGTTTGTCCCTGATCGGCCGGGCCATGATCGTCGCTATGCTATTGATGCCGGTAAAATACAGCGCGAGCTGGGCTGGATGCCGAAGGAAACCCTGCGCACCGGTCTGGTCAAGACCGTCACCTGGTATATCACCCATCTGGATTGGTGCCGGGAGGTGCTGAAAGACAACTACGACCGCCGACGCCTGGGTCTTGGCAGGGCGGCCAAGTCCTGA